A single genomic interval of Litoreibacter ponti harbors:
- the rimK gene encoding 30S ribosomal protein S6--L-glutamate ligase gives MTDDTQLTLGWEEWLSLPDLSLPTIRAKIDTGAKTSALHAFDIEPFGSASRPKVRFAVHPIPGNDDMTIPCSANIIDRREVISSNGESELRYVIETTLAVGGQSWPIEVTLTDRSSMAYRMLLGRQALRENTLVSPAEKFCQPELSYDVYTAAKLRRVTRARALRVAVLSREPGSYSTARLVSEGENRGHVVEVIDTTRCYMAINARAPEVYYDGKRLPRFDAVIPRIGASITTYGCSILRQFETLGTYCVNGSDGIAASRDKLHAHQVLARHRIGMPTTAFAASPKDTKNLMDLVGTAPLIVKLLESTQGKGVVLAETKKAAESVIDAFRGLKANFLVQDFVKEAAGEDIRCLVIGGKVVASMKRTSDGDDFRSNLHRGGTAKVVRISKEERDVATRAAKAFKLGLAGVDLLRSSEGPKVLEVNSSPGLEGIEKASKKDVAGMLFDQIELRVRPAPLKKKSSTKA, from the coding sequence ATGACAGACGACACCCAATTGACCCTGGGATGGGAGGAGTGGCTGAGCCTGCCCGACCTGTCGCTGCCCACGATCCGCGCCAAGATCGACACCGGGGCCAAGACCTCCGCGCTCCACGCCTTCGATATCGAGCCTTTCGGCTCCGCCTCCCGGCCCAAGGTGCGCTTCGCGGTGCACCCGATCCCCGGCAATGACGACATGACCATCCCCTGTTCCGCCAACATCATCGACCGGCGCGAGGTGATCTCGTCCAACGGCGAGAGCGAGCTGCGCTATGTGATCGAGACGACGCTGGCCGTCGGCGGCCAGAGCTGGCCCATCGAGGTCACGCTGACCGACCGCTCGTCCATGGCCTACCGGATGCTTCTGGGTCGTCAGGCCCTGCGCGAGAACACGCTTGTCTCGCCCGCCGAGAAGTTCTGCCAGCCCGAGCTCAGCTATGACGTCTACACCGCCGCCAAGCTGCGCCGCGTCACCAGGGCGCGCGCGTTGCGGGTCGCGGTGCTCTCGCGCGAGCCCGGCAGCTATTCCACCGCGCGGCTGGTTTCCGAGGGCGAGAACCGCGGCCACGTGGTCGAGGTGATCGACACCACCCGCTGCTACATGGCGATCAACGCCCGCGCGCCCGAAGTCTACTACGACGGCAAGCGCCTGCCCCGCTTTGATGCCGTGATCCCGCGCATCGGCGCCTCGATCACCACCTATGGCTGCTCGATCCTGCGCCAGTTCGAAACGCTCGGCACCTATTGCGTCAACGGCTCCGACGGCATCGCCGCGTCCCGCGACAAGCTCCACGCCCACCAGGTGCTCGCCCGCCACCGCATCGGCATGCCGACGACCGCCTTCGCCGCCTCACCCAAGGACACCAAAAACCTGATGGATCTCGTCGGCACCGCACCCCTGATCGTCAAGCTGCTCGAATCCACCCAAGGCAAGGGCGTCGTGCTGGCCGAAACCAAGAAAGCCGCCGAATCCGTGATCGACGCCTTCCGGGGCCTCAAGGCGAACTTCCTCGTGCAGGATTTCGTCAAAGAAGCTGCGGGCGAGGACATTCGCTGCCTCGTCATAGGCGGCAAGGTCGTGGCCTCGATGAAGCGCACGTCCGACGGTGACGACTTCCGTTCTAACCTGCATCGCGGCGGCACCGCCAAGGTCGTGCGCATCTCCAAGGAAGAGCGCGACGTCGCTACCCGCGCCGCCAAGGCGTTCAAGCTGGGGCTTGCGGGCGTGGACCTGTTGCGATCGTCAGAGGGGCCCAAGGTGCTTGAGGTCAATTCCTCCCCCGGTTTGGAGGGAATCGAGAAGGCGTCCAAGAAGGATGTCGCGGGCATGCTCTTTGATCAGATCGAGCTGCGCGTCCGCCCCGCCCCGCTCAAGAAGAAATCCAGCACCAAGGCATGA
- a CDS encoding DUF4336 domain-containing protein has product MLIPIGPKIWICDGPDIVAAAGFHYPTRMVVIALKSGLFVWSPIAPTSGLLEAMRELGDVRYLIAPNHLHHMAMPAWARAFPEAAVYGAPGVGAKRPELDITEMTDRPGPWQSDLAQVLLPNRISDEIAFFHRESGTVLICDLLQQMPKGWFSGWRALVARLDLMTADAPQVPRKFRLALGRGVVIREAVGRMLDWPAERVVMAHGPVIERDGQAFLKRSFKWLTG; this is encoded by the coding sequence ATGCTGATCCCTATCGGCCCGAAGATCTGGATATGCGACGGCCCCGACATCGTGGCCGCGGCGGGATTTCACTATCCGACGCGCATGGTGGTGATCGCCTTAAAGTCGGGCCTGTTCGTCTGGTCCCCCATCGCGCCGACATCGGGGCTGCTGGAAGCGATGCGCGAGCTGGGCGATGTGCGCTACCTGATCGCGCCGAACCATCTGCACCACATGGCGATGCCCGCGTGGGCGCGGGCGTTCCCGGAAGCTGCTGTTTATGGCGCGCCGGGCGTCGGCGCCAAGCGGCCGGAACTCGACATAACGGAAATGACCGACCGACCGGGGCCGTGGCAAAGCGACCTCGCGCAGGTTCTGTTGCCGAACCGGATCAGTGACGAGATTGCCTTCTTCCACCGCGAAAGCGGGACGGTGCTGATCTGCGATCTGCTCCAGCAGATGCCGAAAGGCTGGTTCTCGGGCTGGCGTGCGCTGGTGGCGCGGCTTGATCTGATGACGGCGGACGCGCCGCAGGTGCCGCGCAAATTCCGGCTGGCCCTGGGCCGCGGCGTGGTGATCCGCGAGGCGGTCGGACGGATGTTGGACTGGCCCGCAGAGCGGGTGGTGATGGCCCATGGACCGGTGATCGAGCGCGATGGGCAGGCGTTTCTGAAACGCAGCTTCAAATGGCTGACCGGCTAG
- a CDS encoding SUF system Fe-S cluster assembly protein — protein MNQPTENLEGTPLIKPSSTDHPLYDNVVEACRSVYDPEIPVNIYDLGLVYTIDISDQNEVSIVMTLTAPGCPVAGEMPGWLAEAVEPLDGIKQVDVEITWDPPWGMEMMSDEARLELGFM, from the coding sequence ATGAACCAGCCGACCGAAAACCTCGAGGGCACGCCGCTGATCAAGCCCTCCTCGACGGATCACCCGCTCTACGACAACGTGGTCGAGGCCTGTCGCTCCGTCTATGACCCTGAAATTCCAGTGAATATCTATGATCTGGGACTGGTCTACACGATCGATATCTCGGATCAGAACGAGGTGTCCATCGTGATGACCCTGACAGCCCCCGGCTGCCCCGTGGCAGGTGAAATGCCCGGTTGGCTGGCAGAGGCCGTGGAGCCGCTCGACGGCATCAAACAGGTCGATGTCGAGATCACCTGGGACCCGCCCTGGGGCATGGAAATGATGTCCGACGAGGCCCGCCTGGAATTGGGATTCATGTGA
- a CDS encoding HesB/IscA family protein → MFIPGKQAVTLTPKAAAHIARLMEKDGHTALKIGVKKGGCAGMEYTMDYIDELGEHDEVVEQDGARVVIAPMAQMFLFGTQIDYETSLLESGFKFINPNVSEACGCGESIKFDDALFAKK, encoded by the coding sequence ATGTTTATCCCCGGAAAACAAGCAGTTACCCTAACCCCAAAAGCCGCGGCACATATCGCCCGACTGATGGAGAAGGACGGCCACACGGCGCTGAAAATCGGCGTCAAAAAGGGCGGCTGCGCGGGCATGGAATACACGATGGACTACATCGACGAGCTCGGCGAGCACGACGAAGTGGTTGAGCAGGACGGCGCCCGCGTGGTGATCGCCCCGATGGCGCAGATGTTCCTCTTCGGCACCCAGATCGACTACGAAACCTCACTGCTGGAGAGCGGGTTCAAGTTCATCAACCCCAACGTCTCCGAGGCCTGCGGCTGCGGCGAGTCGATCAAGTTCGACGACGCCCTCTTCGCCAAGAAATGA
- a CDS encoding TfoX/Sxy family protein yields MSVSEADIAFALELFDGLPAITTRKMMGGLCLYSEGTIFALLYSDGTLFIKGAGEFQQEIEELGGVRWTYTRDNGKVTSMPYWSIPDQFLDDPAEAQALARRALSHL; encoded by the coding sequence ATGAGCGTGTCGGAGGCGGATATCGCCTTCGCACTCGAGCTCTTCGACGGCCTGCCCGCCATCACAACCCGCAAGATGATGGGCGGGCTGTGCCTGTATTCCGAGGGCACGATCTTCGCCCTGCTCTACTCCGACGGCACGCTGTTCATCAAAGGCGCAGGCGAATTTCAGCAGGAAATTGAAGAGCTTGGCGGGGTGCGTTGGACCTACACCCGCGACAACGGCAAGGTGACGTCCATGCCCTACTGGTCAATCCCCGACCAGTTCCTCGATGACCCCGCCGAGGCGCAAGCGCTCGCCCGCCGCGCGCTCAGTCACCTTTGA
- a CDS encoding isopenicillin N synthase family dioxygenase — protein MIPRIDAQALAAGDPGAVAATKAGAQEIGFLTVYNTALTAAEVEAALDAYRGFFKLPVALKEAVNMDRTKSNRGWGAQGSEQVDPDANPDYKQVFDCGFELPAGHPLAARDLKVYAANQWPDGMPAFQRRISDYYAKSLVVAKALLGDIIAAVGGDARYFEDAFSAPMALLRGNYYPERPAWAGEKDFGIATHTDYGCLTLLATDGSPGLEVRKRGGGWIPVSAPPGEFVINFGEMIEMWTNGAVRATPHRVVGGDAERLSIPLFFNPNYDVNVAPIGSGEVIEAGVHLTKRFNETYVHLKGD, from the coding sequence ATGATCCCGAGAATTGATGCGCAGGCGCTGGCGGCGGGGGACCCAGGCGCGGTGGCGGCCACGAAGGCGGGCGCGCAGGAGATCGGGTTTCTGACGGTCTACAACACCGCCCTGACCGCGGCGGAGGTCGAGGCGGCGCTTGATGCCTATCGCGGCTTTTTCAAATTGCCGGTGGCGCTGAAAGAAGCGGTGAACATGGACCGCACCAAGTCGAACCGGGGCTGGGGCGCGCAGGGGTCAGAGCAGGTCGATCCGGACGCCAACCCCGACTACAAGCAGGTCTTCGATTGCGGCTTTGAGCTGCCCGCAGGCCACCCGCTGGCCGCGCGCGATCTGAAGGTTTACGCGGCGAACCAATGGCCGGATGGGATGCCTGCGTTTCAGCGGCGGATCAGTGATTATTACGCGAAATCGCTGGTGGTGGCGAAGGCGCTGCTGGGCGACATTATCGCCGCGGTGGGCGGGGATGCGCGCTATTTCGAGGACGCGTTCAGCGCGCCGATGGCGCTGTTGCGCGGGAACTACTATCCCGAGCGCCCGGCCTGGGCGGGGGAGAAGGATTTCGGTATCGCGACCCATACCGATTACGGTTGCCTGACGCTGCTGGCGACCGATGGCTCGCCGGGGCTGGAGGTGCGCAAGCGCGGGGGCGGGTGGATTCCGGTTTCGGCCCCGCCGGGGGAGTTCGTGATCAATTTCGGCGAGATGATCGAGATGTGGACGAACGGGGCCGTGCGTGCGACGCCGCACAGAGTCGTGGGGGGCGATGCGGAGCGGCTGTCGATCCCGCTGTTTTTCAACCCGAATTACGACGTGAATGTCGCGCCGATTGGCTCAGGCGAGGTGATCGAGGCGGGTGTGCATCTGACCAAGCGCTTCAACGAGACCTATGTGCATCTCAAAGGTGACTGA
- the tpiA gene encoding triose-phosphate isomerase, with product MRRKLAAGNWKMNGLSAQLAEIDALRTAHPDPSVDLVIAPPATLISAMVVSAADHPLQVAGQDCHASESGPHTGDISAPMLKDAGASHVILGHSERRTDHGEDDEDVRAKARAALAADLKVIICIGESLEEREAANTLEIIAGQLAGSLPDILTAENTVIAYEPIWAIGTGKIPTLDQIGEVHDYIRSKLEARYGAGVGRGIRILYGGSVKPSNADDIFAVSNVDGALVGGASLKAADFSGIITALENA from the coding sequence ATGCGCAGAAAACTGGCCGCCGGAAACTGGAAGATGAACGGGCTCAGCGCCCAATTGGCAGAGATCGACGCCCTGCGCACCGCGCACCCCGATCCGTCCGTCGATCTGGTCATCGCCCCCCCGGCCACGCTGATCTCGGCCATGGTCGTCAGCGCCGCCGATCATCCGCTGCAGGTGGCGGGCCAGGATTGCCACGCGTCTGAGAGCGGCCCGCATACCGGCGACATCTCCGCCCCGATGTTGAAGGATGCGGGCGCCTCCCATGTGATCCTCGGCCATTCCGAGCGGCGCACCGATCACGGGGAGGATGACGAGGATGTGCGCGCCAAGGCCCGCGCGGCGCTCGCCGCTGACCTCAAGGTCATTATCTGCATCGGCGAGAGCCTTGAAGAGCGCGAGGCCGCCAATACGCTCGAGATCATCGCGGGCCAGCTCGCAGGCTCCCTGCCCGACATCCTGACCGCCGAGAATACCGTCATCGCCTACGAGCCGATCTGGGCCATCGGCACGGGCAAGATCCCGACACTCGACCAGATCGGCGAGGTGCATGATTATATCCGCTCCAAACTCGAAGCCCGCTACGGCGCGGGCGTGGGCCGCGGCATTCGTATCCTTTACGGAGGCTCCGTGAAGCCCAGCAATGCCGACGACATTTTCGCCGTCTCCAACGTGGACGGCGCGCTGGTGGGCGGTGCATCACTGAAGGCCGCAGACTTCTCGGGCATCATCACGGCGCTCGAGAACGCCTGA
- a CDS encoding cytochrome P450 — MPQVQQSPTDRGLNQNPYPFYDQIRPLGPLIWWDDYAMPVAASHAVVSQLLRDRRFGRENPNPAPVPDHLKPFYAVEDHSMLELEPPRHTRLRGLVLRAFTSRRIKELAPEIEALSHRLIDAFPDGPFNLLDHYARHLPVIIIARLLGVPEDKAPQLLTWSNAMVRMYMAGRSRADEDAAARVAGEFSTYLATYIDARRADLADDLITHLIAAEEDGEKLSTPELITTCILLLNAGHEATVHTLGNGVKTALETGCIPDGSDGYTEEVLRHDPPLHMFTRYALDEIELHGHRFARGDQVGLLLGAANRDPDVYPDPGRFDPTRSGPAHTSFGAGLHFCVGAPLARLELEIGMRVLFERCPNLRLESRPNYSNAYHFHGLDALRVTR; from the coding sequence TTGCCACAGGTCCAACAGTCACCCACTGACCGGGGCCTCAACCAGAACCCCTACCCGTTCTACGACCAAATCCGCCCGCTAGGGCCACTCATCTGGTGGGATGACTATGCCATGCCCGTGGCGGCCTCGCACGCCGTCGTCTCGCAGCTTCTGCGCGACCGCCGCTTCGGGCGCGAAAACCCAAACCCCGCCCCCGTGCCGGACCATCTCAAACCGTTCTATGCGGTCGAGGATCACTCGATGCTCGAGCTCGAGCCGCCCCGCCACACCCGCCTGCGCGGCCTCGTGCTGCGCGCGTTCACCTCACGCAGGATCAAGGAGCTTGCGCCCGAGATCGAGGCGCTCAGCCACCGGCTGATCGACGCCTTCCCAGACGGGCCTTTCAACTTGCTCGACCACTACGCGCGCCACTTGCCGGTAATCATCATCGCGCGGCTCCTGGGCGTGCCGGAGGACAAAGCCCCCCAGCTGCTCACGTGGTCCAACGCCATGGTGCGCATGTACATGGCCGGGCGTAGCCGCGCGGACGAAGACGCCGCCGCCCGCGTCGCTGGGGAGTTCTCCACCTACCTCGCAACCTATATCGACGCCCGCCGCGCCGACCTCGCAGATGACCTGATCACGCACCTGATCGCGGCGGAGGAAGATGGCGAAAAACTCTCGACCCCGGAGCTGATCACCACCTGCATCCTGCTTTTGAACGCGGGCCACGAGGCCACGGTGCACACGCTCGGCAACGGGGTGAAAACCGCGCTCGAGACGGGCTGCATCCCCGATGGCAGCGACGGCTACACAGAGGAAGTTCTGCGCCACGACCCGCCCCTGCACATGTTCACCCGCTACGCGCTGGATGAGATCGAGCTGCATGGCCACCGCTTCGCCCGTGGCGATCAGGTGGGCCTGCTCCTTGGCGCTGCCAATCGAGACCCGGATGTCTACCCAGACCCCGGCCGCTTTGATCCCACGCGCAGCGGCCCCGCGCATACCAGCTTCGGCGCGGGCCTGCATTTCTGCGTGGGCGCGCCGCTCGCACGGCTGGAGCTGGAGATCGGGATGCGTGTGTTGTTTGAGCGATGCCCAAACCTGCGCCTCGAAAGCCGACCAAACTATTCGAATGCCTACCATTTCCACGGGCTCGACGCCCTGCGCGTCACGCGCTAG
- a CDS encoding ABC transporter ATP-binding protein, with translation MTPRLELRHICKSFAGRQVVDDLSLSVAPGQVTCLLGPSGCGKSTTLRILAGVERQDSGEIYVDGEIICGPLTETAPEHRSIGLMFQDFALFPHLDVAGNVGFGLPKNEMSRVGELLEKVGLSGFEGKYPHELSGGEQQRVALARALAPRPKIMLMDEPFSGLDDRLRDGIRDETLSVLKDEGTAVLLVTHEPHEAMRMADEIALMRAGRIVQQGNPYNIYNAPVDKQAAAFFSDINVIRGQSNGALTETPFGQFLTPGHADGAAVEIVIRPQHLKIDFDRSGQGPNPTPSDGTPARALVERARFMGRESLVELRMDFDGSVLKATVPAVFLPKPGTVLWLTMRRDRCFVFGTPPAQAAAE, from the coding sequence GTGACGCCGCGGCTGGAGCTTCGACATATCTGCAAGAGTTTCGCGGGACGGCAGGTCGTGGACGACCTGTCGCTGAGCGTCGCGCCGGGGCAGGTGACTTGTCTGCTGGGGCCGTCGGGCTGCGGCAAATCCACGACACTACGCATTCTGGCGGGGGTCGAGCGGCAGGACTCGGGCGAGATTTACGTCGATGGCGAGATCATCTGCGGGCCGCTGACCGAGACCGCGCCGGAGCACCGCTCGATCGGGTTGATGTTTCAGGATTTCGCGCTGTTCCCGCATCTGGATGTAGCGGGAAATGTGGGCTTTGGCCTGCCCAAGAATGAGATGAGCCGCGTCGGAGAGCTACTTGAAAAGGTTGGGCTTTCCGGGTTTGAGGGTAAATATCCGCACGAGCTGTCGGGCGGCGAGCAACAACGTGTGGCGCTGGCCCGCGCGCTGGCGCCGCGCCCAAAGATCATGCTGATGGACGAGCCGTTTTCTGGCCTTGATGACCGGCTCCGCGACGGCATCCGGGACGAGACATTGTCCGTGCTGAAGGACGAAGGCACGGCCGTGCTGCTGGTCACCCACGAGCCCCACGAGGCGATGCGCATGGCCGATGAGATCGCGCTGATGCGCGCCGGTCGGATCGTGCAGCAGGGCAACCCGTACAACATCTACAACGCGCCGGTGGACAAGCAGGCGGCGGCGTTTTTCAGCGATATCAACGTGATCCGTGGCCAGAGCAATGGGGCGCTGACAGAGACCCCGTTCGGGCAGTTCCTGACGCCGGGCCATGCGGATGGGGCCGCGGTGGAGATCGTGATCCGCCCGCAGCATCTCAAGATCGACTTCGACCGCTCCGGTCAGGGGCCGAACCCCACGCCGTCTGACGGCACGCCCGCCCGCGCGTTGGTGGAGCGCGCGCGGTTCATGGGGCGTGAGAGCCTTGTGGAGCTGCGGATGGATTTCGACGGCTCGGTGCTGAAAGCCACGGTCCCGGCGGTGTTCCTGCCCAAGCCCGGCACAGTCTTGTGGCTGACGATGCGCCGCGACCGCTGCTTCGTCTTCGGCACACCGCCTGCACAGGCCGCGGCGGAGTAG
- a CDS encoding sodium:proline symporter — translation MISLYVIGAFAAVVILSFLMAPRRASVEGFFEGQLAGRAPGLWTLVLSQVTTWIFARSLMNSAILGYYYGAPGTLAYAAYYLSFLTGGYIIGELRARDATSVQDWLGARFGAAGMGTYNVVIALRLLSEVFANLLVVGLVFSAVMPDAPWSGTAAIVVVAVLGLGYSAWGGLSAALRTDVVQMVVFLAVFGVAFVYLVASPGFSLAAIVTSEGASGTRQGWVLLAVALLQVFSYPAHDPVMMDRGFIADRKTTRASFLHAFWLSALCILAFGVFGIHAANLGAAYEGQLLNTWAGMFPTWVYVALLVSLLVSALSTLDSALSSAARLSVEELRLAPRTLGGGRVAMLVFMVAGGALTLWGNATLFDAVAVSGTASMFLTPVMVAVFGLGWSVPLWSYLVSFAAAILGAAAYFLRGAEWMAALLPDAPKYEQLFVICVVVLVVGFGAVTLGRVAGRAGG, via the coding sequence ATGATCAGCCTCTACGTCATTGGCGCCTTCGCGGCGGTCGTTATCCTGTCTTTCCTGATGGCCCCGCGCCGCGCGTCGGTGGAAGGGTTTTTCGAGGGGCAGTTGGCAGGCCGTGCGCCGGGGCTGTGGACGCTGGTGCTGAGCCAGGTGACCACGTGGATCTTCGCACGCTCGCTGATGAATTCGGCCATCCTCGGCTACTACTACGGCGCGCCGGGCACGCTGGCCTACGCGGCCTATTACTTGTCCTTCCTGACCGGCGGCTACATCATCGGCGAGCTGCGCGCGCGCGATGCGACATCGGTGCAGGACTGGCTTGGGGCGCGGTTCGGAGCGGCGGGCATGGGGACCTATAACGTGGTCATCGCGCTGCGCCTCCTGTCAGAGGTCTTCGCGAACCTGCTGGTCGTGGGGCTGGTCTTTTCGGCCGTGATGCCGGATGCCCCGTGGTCGGGGACGGCCGCGATTGTGGTCGTGGCGGTGCTCGGGCTGGGCTATTCCGCATGGGGCGGGTTGAGCGCCGCCCTGCGCACGGATGTCGTGCAAATGGTCGTGTTTCTGGCCGTGTTCGGGGTGGCGTTTGTCTACCTTGTGGCCTCGCCCGGGTTCTCTCTCGCCGCGATTGTCACGTCTGAGGGCGCGTCCGGCACGCGGCAGGGCTGGGTTCTGCTGGCGGTGGCGCTGCTGCAGGTGTTCTCTTACCCGGCCCATGATCCGGTGATGATGGATCGCGGCTTTATCGCGGACCGCAAGACCACGCGGGCGTCTTTCCTGCATGCGTTCTGGCTGTCGGCGCTTTGCATTCTGGCCTTCGGGGTCTTCGGCATCCATGCGGCCAATCTGGGCGCGGCTTACGAGGGGCAGTTGCTGAACACATGGGCGGGCATGTTCCCGACCTGGGTCTATGTCGCGCTGCTGGTGTCGCTGCTGGTCTCGGCCCTGTCGACGCTGGACTCGGCGCTGTCATCTGCGGCGCGCTTGTCGGTGGAAGAGCTGCGCTTGGCCCCGCGCACCTTGGGCGGCGGGCGCGTGGCGATGCTGGTCTTCATGGTTGCGGGCGGCGCGTTGACGCTTTGGGGCAATGCGACGCTGTTTGACGCAGTGGCGGTCAGCGGCACGGCGTCGATGTTCCTGACGCCGGTGATGGTCGCTGTCTTCGGGCTGGGCTGGTCGGTGCCGCTGTGGTCGTACCTCGTCAGCTTCGCCGCGGCCATTCTGGGAGCTGCGGCTTACTTTTTGCGCGGGGCGGAGTGGATGGCGGCTTTGCTGCCCGACGCGCCGAAATACGAGCAGCTTTTCGTGATCTGCGTCGTCGTTCTGGTGGTGGGCTTTGGCGCTGTGACCCTTGGCAGGGTTGCGGGGCGCGCGGGGGGCTGA
- a CDS encoding SDR family oxidoreductase, whose translation MDLGIKGKRALVCASSKGLGLGCAEALAEAGVHLTMNARSAGPLEEAAQDIRDRFGVEVTAVAADITTPDGREDVLAAAGQIDILVTNAGGPPPGLWSDWSREDFIAALDANMLTPIALMTEILPHMMQRGWGRVVNITSQSVKAPIGVLGLSNAARTGLTGYVAGTARQVAPHGVTINNLLPGIHATDRAVSLDSGVSQQQNISMEEARAQREATIPARRYGTREEFGAMCAFICSQHAGFMVAQNVLLDGGATNFTI comes from the coding sequence ATGGATCTCGGCATCAAAGGCAAGCGCGCATTGGTCTGCGCGTCCAGCAAGGGCCTGGGGCTTGGCTGCGCGGAAGCGCTGGCGGAGGCGGGCGTGCACCTGACGATGAACGCGCGCAGCGCCGGGCCTCTCGAAGAGGCAGCCCAGGACATCCGCGACCGCTTCGGGGTCGAGGTCACCGCGGTCGCGGCTGACATCACCACGCCGGACGGGCGCGAGGATGTGCTGGCCGCCGCGGGCCAGATCGACATTCTGGTGACCAATGCGGGCGGCCCGCCGCCGGGCCTGTGGTCCGACTGGTCGCGCGAGGATTTCATCGCGGCGCTGGATGCGAACATGCTGACGCCGATCGCGCTGATGACCGAAATCCTGCCCCACATGATGCAGCGTGGCTGGGGCCGGGTGGTCAACATCACCTCGCAATCCGTAAAAGCACCGATCGGCGTGCTTGGTCTGTCGAATGCGGCGCGCACCGGACTGACGGGATATGTCGCGGGCACCGCGCGGCAGGTCGCGCCTCATGGCGTGACGATCAACAACCTGCTGCCGGGCATCCATGCGACTGACCGGGCCGTGTCGCTCGACAGCGGTGTGAGCCAGCAGCAAAACATCTCGATGGAGGAGGCGCGCGCGCAGCGCGAGGCCACGATCCCCGCGCGCCGCTACGGCACGCGGGAAGAGTTCGGCGCGATGTGTGCCTTCATATGCTCGCAGCATGCGGGCTTCATGGTGGCGCAGAACGTACTGCTCGATGGTGGGGCCACGAACTTCACCATCTGA
- a CDS encoding Hint domain-containing protein, with amino-acid sequence MSHHLPADFVANHAFAVYPADQFRVTNGVNHGDPVGGLDTICLGDGYALRRTAQIFAMDLSEVEGKTGTRPLFSVSPGSQIEVPGTRTHIAARLTFMTQIGASVDVLIIACDAPIARHYVYPLGPIEPGVEYTLIEAFDAPREIPLADLTGMSFGRGTRITMSDGSQRPVEQLQVGDRVLTRDNGMQPIRWIGTRTVQGAGDFAPVVISHGAMGNAENITVSQQHRMLVSDWRAEVMVGSRDVLIRAADLVNDDTIFIRKGGFVEYTQLVFDQHQILYAEGVPTESLHMSQQILNGLPEDVANEVLDLFPDLGITEPKFSRVPLESKDAANLLKQTGRL; translated from the coding sequence ATGTCTCATCACCTGCCGGCCGACTTCGTCGCCAATCACGCCTTTGCGGTCTATCCCGCGGACCAGTTCCGCGTGACCAATGGCGTGAACCATGGCGACCCTGTGGGCGGGCTGGACACGATCTGCCTTGGCGATGGCTATGCCCTGAGACGCACCGCCCAGATTTTCGCGATGGACCTGTCCGAGGTCGAGGGCAAGACCGGAACCCGCCCGCTGTTCTCGGTAAGCCCCGGCAGCCAAATCGAGGTGCCCGGCACCCGCACCCATATCGCGGCGCGCCTGACCTTCATGACCCAGATCGGGGCCTCGGTGGATGTGCTGATCATTGCCTGCGATGCGCCAATTGCCCGCCACTATGTCTACCCGCTCGGGCCGATTGAGCCGGGCGTGGAATACACCCTGATCGAGGCGTTCGACGCGCCCCGCGAGATCCCGCTCGCGGATCTCACCGGCATGAGCTTCGGGCGCGGCACGCGGATCACCATGTCCGACGGCTCCCAGCGCCCGGTCGAGCAGCTGCAGGTCGGTGACCGCGTTCTGACCCGCGACAACGGTATGCAGCCGATCCGCTGGATCGGCACCCGCACCGTGCAGGGCGCGGGCGATTTTGCCCCCGTCGTGATCAGCCACGGCGCCATGGGCAATGCCGAGAACATCACCGTCAGCCAGCAGCATCGCATGCTCGTCTCCGACTGGCGGGCCGAAGTCATGGTCGGCTCGCGCGACGTGCTCATCCGCGCCGCCGATCTGGTCAATGACGACACGATCTTCATCCGCAAGGGCGGCTTTGTAGAATACACCCAGCTTGTCTTCGACCAGCACCAGATCCTCTACGCCGAGGGCGTCCCGACCGAGAGCCTGCACATGTCCCAGCAGATCCTGAACGGTCTGCCGGAGGACGTGGCAAACGAGGTGCTCGACCTCTTCCCCGACCTCGGCATCACTGAGCCGAAGTTCAGCCGCGTGCCGTTGGAAAGCAAGGACGCCGCGAACCTGCTGAAGCAGACCGGCCGGCTCTAG